The following nucleotide sequence is from candidate division WOR-3 bacterium.
AAACAGGACTTAGTCTGAAGGTTACATCTTTAAAAACCTCAACAAAAATTCCTCCGAGCCCGAATAATAAAATATGACCGAACCTTTCATCCTTTTTTAAACCAAGAATTATTTCCTTAAAATCACCTTTAACCATTTTCTGAATGATAGCTTTTTCATAATTTTTAATTTTTCTCTTGAAACTTTCTTTCATTTTTCTATAAGCATTTAAAAGTTCCTTTTCATCTTTTATATCAAGAATCACTCCACCTTCATCCATTTTATGAACAACTTCTCCTGAAGCAATTTTTAAAACACAGGGAAAACCGATTTTTTTAATTTTTTTTATTAAATCTTCTTCATTAGAAGCCCTTTCCCATGGCAAAACCTCAAAACCTGCTCTTTCAAGAATTTCAAAACATAAATCAAGGTCTATGAAAGTTTCACTTTTTTCTTTCTTTAAAAGTTCTTTTATATTTCCATCAAATTTAAAATTTTTATATGTTTCTTTTTTTTCCTTTATAAAATTAGAATATTTAAGGGAATGTGCAAGAGCCCTTGCTGCTACATCAGGAAATCTATAAAAGGGAATACCTTCTTCTCTCAAAATATTTACACCCTTTTCTACATCCACAACACCCATTAAAACAGTCACAAAAGTTTTTTCCTTTCTTTTTGCATAATTTACAATTACTCTTGCAACTTTTTCTATGTCAATCATTCTCTGTGGTGCCATTAAAAAATAAACAGCATCAATATTTTTATCCTCATAAAGCGCCTTTATTGCAACTTCAAATTTTTCAGCATCTGCTTCAGCAAGTAAATCTACGGGATTTTTTAAAGAAGCATGTGGAGATACAAAGGGTTTAATTTTATTTTTTGTCTCCTCTGAAAGTTCATTTACTTTTAAACCTTTTTCAATTAAAGCATCAGTTGCAACAATTCCAGGTCCTCCTGCATTTGTAACTATTCCGACCCTGTTTCCCTTTGGATAGGGTTGAGAAGCAAAAAGGGAAGCATATTCAAAAAGCTCTAAAGGAGAACTGACTTCAATAACTCCTGCCTGTTTAAAAACTGTTCTATAAACAAGTGGTTCTCCTGCAAGAGAGCCAGTATGAGAGGAAACAGCTCTTGCACCCTCAGGACTCATTCCAGCTTTTAATGCTAAAATTGGCTTTTTCTTAGACACCCTTTTTGCAACTTCAATAAACTTCCTTCCGTTTTTTAATTCTTCAATATACATAAGAATTACTTTAGTTTTATCATCATTTCCAAGATATTCAAGAAGTTCAACTTCATCTATATCAACTTTATTACCCATACTTATAACCTTTGAAAAACCTATTCCCCTTGATTTTGCAAAATCAAGAACCGCCACACAGATTGCTCCACTCTGTGATATAAAAGAAATTTCACCTTCCTTTGGCATATCACTTGCAAAATTTGTTGTAAACCTTACTTCTGGATCAGTATTAATCACACCTATACAGTTGGGACCTAAAATTCTTATTCCCCTTTCTTTTGAAATTTTTTCTATTTCCTTTTCAAGTTTTTCTCCCTCAGGGCCTGCTTCTTTAAAACCTGCACTTATTATAATAGAAGCTTTTATTCCCTTATCGGAACACCCCTTTAACACCTCAGGAACATATAAAGAAGGGACAAGAATAACTGCAAGCTCTGGAACATCTGGAACATCCTCTATTTTTTTGTAACACCTATTTCCTAAAATACTCTCAGCATTTGGATTGACAATATAAATAGTCCCCTTATAACCTGAAAGTATCATATTTTTTAAAGTCACATATCCTACACTTCCTTCTTTTCGTGAAGCTCCTATTAAAAGAACACTTTTAGGGTTTAAAAGAACCGAGAGTTCTTTCATACCCACCCTCCCTCCTTGTAATTTCTCTTCCAAGCAAAAATAAATAATCAGATAATCTATTAAGAAACTTTAGGACAACTTTAGCGGATTTAAATTCATCAAGAAGAGCAGCTACACTCCTCTCAGCTCTTCTTGAAACAGCTCTTGCTAAATGAAAATATAAAGATGCCAAAGTCCCTGATGGTAGGATGAACTCTTTAAGGGGACCCAAACTTTCACTTAATTTAGAAATTTTTTCTTCAAGTTCCTTAAAAATATTTTCATTCAATTCTGGACCTTTTTCTTCTTCAGGAATAATAAGCTGAGCTCCTGCAATAAAGATAAGTTTTTGGAGTTTTTCAACTTCCTCTTTTAAATCTTGATCCCGAGAGTAAAAGTAACAAAATCCTAAAAGTGAATTCAATTCATCTAAATCTCCAAGAGCATGGAATATTTTAGAATCCTTTCTTTCTAATTTGTTTTTCCAGTAAGAAGAAAAACCCTCGTCCCCCTTACCTGTGAAAACCTTTGTAATTCTCAATTAGAAAGTTCGCTTTCTGTATACACAGAAACATAAACTCTATTCTTTTTCCTTTCAAATTTAACAAACCCTTCTTTTAAAGCAAATAAAGTATCATCTCCCCCTCTTTTAACATTCCAGCCAGGCCAGAATCTTGTGCCTCTCTGTCTGACAAGCACTTCTCCAGCTTTAACAAACATTCCGTCCCATCTCTTTATTCCGAGGTATTTAGAGTGAGAATCCCTTCCATTTTTGGATGAACCCATTCCTTTTTTGTGTGCCATTTTTTAACCTCCTTTTAAATTTCAATTTTCTCTATTTTAACCTCTGTAACCTTCTGCCTGTGTCCTTTTTTTCTCCTATAATTTTTCTTGGGTTTCATTTTAAAAACAATTACTTTTTTTAACTTTTTCAAAGGATTCAAAACCCTTGCTTTCACTTTCACATTCTCAAGATAAGGTGAACCTATTTTATATTTTCCATTCTCTTTAAGTAAAAGGACCTTATCAATAACAATTTCATCCCCTTCTTTTACATCAGGAAGAAGGGGAACTAAAATTCTTTTTCCTTCTTTCACAAAGAATTGTTCTCCTTTAAATTCAATTATTGCCCACATGGTTTCTCCTTTTTTAAAAAATTGATTATTAATTTTAATAAAAATTTTTTAAAATTTCAAGTTTTTTATCTTAAAACAGTAAACTTTTTAACTTTTTTCTCCCTCCCTTTTAAAACTGCAAAATATATTCCCTCATTTAATTTATTCTCAAATTTTATCCTGTAAATCCCTGGCTCAAACTCTTTATTTATAATATTTAAAACCTTTCTTCCTGAAACATCATAAATTGAAAGTGCTATTTTTATTACCCTGCTTTTTCTCAATTTTTATTTTTAAAATAGAATCAAGAATCGGCGAAACAACCTGCTTTTCATAAATCTCATAATTATTCTTCTTTATATGCCATAAACCAAGAGGATGATTATTTATATAGTTTTCTGTGAAAAAGTCATCTTTAAAAATTTTTTGATGTTTAGGCCTTCTTTCTTTATAGATGTAAATTCCCAGTAATTTCCCTCTAATTTTTTCCCAAATTTTATATATTTAGGGTTTCCATCTACCACCCTCTCATATGCAACCCATAAAGTATCATAATGAGATGTTAAAGTCGGAGATTTTCCGAAACTTATTTTCTTCTGATTCCATGTAAGACCATTATCAATTGAATAGGCGTGATAAATACCCATATTGTGTGAATAAACAGTATGTATAATGTTTCCAATTCTTATAATATTCTTATTACTTGATGAGCATAGGTTTATACTATTTACATCTCATGATGCAATAATTGGAGATGTTGTAGCCCATTTTTCATTAGAAAATTCTGAATAAATTCCATCCCTATATGCTCTTACTCTATAAAAGTAGTCCTTAAATTTTGAGACATAGTTATCGGTCCATGTAATTTCTCCTGTTCCCTGCCCTTGTGTTGGATATATATAAATTGAATGCCAATTTTCATTTATCCCTTTCCTCCATATTTCATAACCTGATTCATAGTTTGAATTGTCATTCCAGGTTAAAGTGATAGAATTATAAGGATAAGAAGAATTTGCTGAAAGGTTTGTAGGGCGGTTTAAATAATGGGACAACATAATAACAGTTGTATCCATTTTCATATATTGATTTGACCATAAGTTTTGTGCTGAAATTTTTATAAAATATTTACCAGAAGGAACAAAATTCCCGCTATAATCCTTCATATCCCAGTATACAGTATGATGACTCATTGGGAAATAATAATTACTATAAAGTGTTCTCACATAACTCCAATTTTGATTATATATTACAATCGTAACTTTCCCGTTCCATGTAATTGTGAAATTTATCTTTACAAGTAATTCATTTTGAGAGGTATTTAGGTTCAATATGTCCATCCCTGGGATATAGTGCTGTCCACCGCTCGAATCACTCCATTGCTCAACTATAAAAATATTGCCATAACCTTTTGGAATGGAAATCTCCAGTGGTAAAATAAATTCATTTTCTCCAACCCCCTTTTTTCCAATTTTACATAAAGGCTCTAAATCAGGTGTAAATTTCTCTAAAAAACAGTTCACCATGTTAGTTACCCATACTCCTCCTTCGTAGTCCACTTCTATTGAGGAATAACAGGGTTCGTTTAAAGAAAACTCTTTCGCCCATTGATAGTTGTTCTGACCCAGGTATTTTATTTTTACTATTCTTTTGTTCCCCTGATCTAATACATATAAAAAA
It contains:
- a CDS encoding acetate--CoA ligase family protein; translated protein: MKELSVLLNPKSVLLIGASRKEGSVGYVTLKNMILSGYKGTIYIVNPNAESILGNRCYKKIEDVPDVPELAVILVPSLYVPEVLKGCSDKGIKASIIISAGFKEAGPEGEKLEKEIEKISKERGIRILGPNCIGVINTDPEVRFTTNFASDMPKEGEISFISQSGAICVAVLDFAKSRGIGFSKVISMGNKVDIDEVELLEYLGNDDKTKVILMYIEELKNGRKFIEVAKRVSKKKPILALKAGMSPEGARAVSSHTGSLAGEPLVYRTVFKQAGVIEVSSPLELFEYASLFASQPYPKGNRVGIVTNAGGPGIVATDALIEKGLKVNELSEETKNKIKPFVSPHASLKNPVDLLAEADAEKFEVAIKALYEDKNIDAVYFLMAPQRMIDIEKVARVIVNYAKRKEKTFVTVLMGVVDVEKGVNILREEGIPFYRFPDVAARALAHSLKYSNFIKEKKETYKNFKFDGNIKELLKKEKSETFIDLDLCFEILERAGFEVLPWERASNEEDLIKKIKKIGFPCVLKIASGEVVHKMDEGGVILDIKDEKELLNAYRKMKESFKRKIKNYEKAIIQKMVKGDFKEIILGLKKDERFGHILLFGLGGIFVEVFKDVTFRLSPVSVEEADDMIREIKFYPFLKGVRGEKERDIEKVKDFILRLSSFSQFANEIKEMDLNPVFVFEKGKGAFIADARIRV
- a CDS encoding T9SS type A sorting domain-containing protein, which produces MRKSRVIKIALSIYDVSGRKVLNIINKEFEPGIYRIKFENKLNEGIYFAVLKGREKKVKKFTVLR
- a CDS encoding cob(I)yrinic acid a,c-diamide adenosyltransferase — protein: MRITKVFTGKGDEGFSSYWKNKLERKDSKIFHALGDLDELNSLLGFCYFYSRDQDLKEEVEKLQKLIFIAGAQLIIPEEEKGPELNENIFKELEEKISKLSESLGPLKEFILPSGTLASLYFHLARAVSRRAERSVAALLDEFKSAKVVLKFLNRLSDYLFLLGREITRREGGYERTLGSFKP
- the rplU gene encoding 50S ribosomal protein L21; translation: MWAIIEFKGEQFFVKEGKRILVPLLPDVKEGDEIVIDKVLLLKENGKYKIGSPYLENVKVKARVLNPLKKLKKVIVFKMKPKKNYRRKKGHRQKVTEVKIEKIEI
- the rpmA gene encoding 50S ribosomal protein L27; the protein is MAHKKGMGSSKNGRDSHSKYLGIKRWDGMFVKAGEVLVRQRGTRFWPGWNVKRGGDDTLFALKEGFVKFERKKNRVYVSVYTESELSN